A stretch of Prunus dulcis chromosome 6, ALMONDv2, whole genome shotgun sequence DNA encodes these proteins:
- the LOC117629938 gene encoding cytochrome P450 714A1-like, with amino-acid sequence MAEEGFQLAKICWSLVLIGIISVLMRLVKEMWLKPARIRSALWRQGIRGPAPSFIFGNVSEMKKIQSSNININQKPSGVKRVQHNWVPSFFPYLQQWEQQYGQVYMYSTGSKQHLYVSDPKLLRELKLHNSLDLGRPTYLSKPMQPLLGDSVIRANGEEWAYQKKIIAPEFFLDKVKGMVGLMEESTKAIIKTWESRILESEEGIVDITIDEDLKSLSADIISRACFGSSYSQGNQIFAKIATLQDTLSHPSLLFGFLNFRFLPTENDKKVRSLKKEVDALLLKLVRDRQAESQSCGTSEKDLLQMILESAASSTEMPSHKTDQFILDNCRTIYFAGSETTALAASWTLMLLALQPEWQDRVRAEIFEVCGDDDQLHHCLQDMDTLRKLKTLTMVIQESLRLYGPGVIMAREALTNMKLGDLDVPEGIHIWTFIPALHRDSENWGSDADEFKPERFENGVSESCKYPQAYMPFGYGSRLCMGQTFAMLQLKIVLSLILSKFSFSLSPNYQHCPVYKILLLPQHGIKLLVRRVQ; translated from the exons ATGGCAGAGGAGGGTTTTCAGCTGGCAAAGATATGCTGGTCACTTGTGTTGATTGGTATAATCAGTGTCTTAATGCGATTGGTTAAGGAGATGTGGCTGAAGCCTGCAAGGATTCGATCAGCGCTTTGGAGGCAAGGCATCAGAGGGCCAGCACCTTCCTTCATTTTTGGTAATGTTTcagagatgaagaagattCAATCCAGCAATATCAACATCAATCAGAAACCATCTGGTGTTAAACGAGTGCAGCACAACTGGGTTCCCTCATTCTTTCCTTATCTTCAGCAATGGGAGCAGCAGTATG GTCAAGTGTACATGTACTCAACGGGGAGCAAGCAACACTTGTATGTGAGCGATCCCAAGTTGTTAAGGGAGCTGAAACTGCACAACTCCTTGGATTTGGGCAGACCTACATATCTGAGTAAGCCAATGCAGCCATTGCTAGGTGACAGCGTTATCCGGGCCAACGGAGAAGAATGGGCATACCAGAAGAAAATCATTGCTCCTGAATTCTTCCTCGACAAGGTTAAG GGCATGGTGGGTCTGATGGAGGAATCTACAAAGGCAATAATTAAGACATGGGAGAGCCGTATACTAGAAAGTGAGGAGGGCATTGTGGACATAACAATTGATGAGGATTTGAAAAGCCTCTCTGCTGATATCATATCAAGAGCTTGTTTTGGCAGCTCTTACTCCCAAGGCAACCAGATTTTTGCAAAGATTGCTACCCTCCAGGACACCTTGTCCCATCCAAGTTTGCTCTTTGGCTTTCTCAATTTTAG ATTCCTTCCCACAGAAAATGACAAGAAGGTAAGGAGTTTAAAGAAAGAGGTGGACGCTTTGTTGCTCAAATTAGTGAGGGATCGTCAGGCTGAAAGCCAATCGTGTGGCACATCAGAAAAGGACTTATTACAAATGATACTTGAAAGTGCTGCTTCTAGCACTGAAATGCCTAGCCACAAAACAGACCAATTTATTCTGGACAATTGCAGAACTATCTACTTTGCAGGATCTGAGACCACTGCTCTTGCAGCATCCTGGACCTTGATGCTATTGGCATTACAACCCGAATGGCAAGATCGTGTTCGTGCGGAGATTTTTGAGGTCTGTGGGGATGATGATCAACTGCATCATTGCCTGCAAGACATGGACACCTTACGCAAATTGAAAACG CTGACAATGGTTATTCAAGAGAGCCTTCGGCTTTATGGACCGGGAGTCATAATGGCTAGGGAAGCTCTTACAAACATGAAGTTGGGGGACTTAGATGTGCCAGAAGGCATCCACATATGGACATTCATTCCAGCACTGCACCGTGACTCCGAAAATTGGGGTTCAGATGCTGATGAGTTTAAGCCAGAGAGGTTTGAAAATGGGGTATCCGAATCGTGCAAGTATCCCCAAGCATACATGCCATTTGGTTATGGGAGCCGATTGTGCATGGGCCAGACATTTGCCATGCTGCAGCTGAAGATAGTGCTCTCCCTCATTCTGTCCAAGTTCTCATTTTCCCTTTCTCCAAATTATCAACATTGCCCTGTTTACAAAATTTTGCTGCTGCCTCAACATGGAATCAAACTCCTTGTTAGGCGTGTGCAATGA
- the LOC117630561 gene encoding cytochrome P450 714A1-like, with protein sequence MKDNRSFNIEKKHQTKVTHQIVDIKVDEELKTLSADIISRACFGSSYSQGNQIFAKIAILQEALSNPSLLFGFLNFSLFPTESEKKIKSLRKEVDALLLKLVRDRQKESQSGGTSEKDLLQMILQSAANNSTDKPQQYMHKTDQFILDNCRSIYFAGSETTALTASWTLMLLALHPEWQERVRVEIAEVYGDDDDQLRQCLKDKDKLNKLKTLTMVIQESLRLYGPGVILAREALAKMKWGDFTVPEGIHRWTLIPTLHRDPENWGPDANEFKPERFANGVSEACKYPQAYVPFGHGSRSCIGQTFGMVQLKIMLPLILSKFSFSLSPNYQHSPVYKMLLLFTNVMNIASLYSFMTITCSLTSVDSNLTVCNSKPI encoded by the exons ATGAAAGATAACAGATCTTTCAACATCGAAAAGAAAC ATCAAACAAAAGTAACGCACCAGATTGTGGACATAAAAGTTGATGAGGAGTTGAAGACCCTCTCTGCTGATATAATCTCAAGAGCTTGTTTTGGTAGCTCTTACTCCCAAGGCAACCAGATTTTTGCAAAGATTGCTATCCTCCAGGAGGCCTTGTCTAATCCAAGTTTGCTCTTTGGCTTTCTCAATTTTAG CTTATTTCCCACAGAGAGTGAGAAGAAGATTAAGAGTTTGAGAAAAGAGGTGGATGCTTTGTTACTCAAATTAGTGAGAGATCGCCAAAAGGAAAGCCAATCGGGAGGCACGTCAGAAAAGGACCTATTACAAATGATACTCCAAAGTGCTGCTAATAACAGCACTGACAAGCCTCAACAATATATGCACAAAACAGACCAATTCATTCTGGATAATTGTAGAAGCATCTACTTCGCAGGATCTGAGACCACAGCTCTGACAGCATCCTGGACACTGATGCTCTTGGCATTGCACCCAGAATGGCAAGAACGTGTTCGTGTCGAGATTGCTGAGGTCTACGGGGACGATGATGATCAACTGCGTCAATGCTTGAAAGACAAGGACAAACTGAACAAGTTGAAAACG CTGACAATGGTGATTCAAGAGAGCCTGCGGCTGTATGGACCTGGAGTCATATTGGCAAGGGAAGCTCTAGCAAAAATGAAGTGGGGGGACTTTACCGTGCCGGAAGGCATCCACAGATGGACCCTCATACCGACACTGCACCGTGACCCCGAAAATTGGGGTCCGGATGCTAATGAGTTCAAGCCAGAGAGGTTTGCAAATGGGGTGTCTGAGGCATGCAAGTATCCTCAAGCATACGTGCCATTTGGTCATGGGAGCCGATCGTGTATAGGGCAGACTTTTGGCATGGTGCAGCTCAAGAT aaTGCTTCCTCTCATTCTGTCGAAGTTCTCATTCTCCCTTTCTCCAAATTATCAACACTCCCCTGTTTATAAAATGCTGTTGTTGTTTACC AATGTGATGAACATTGCAAGCTTATATTCCTTCATGACTATTACATGTTCTCTTACATCAGTAGATTCAAATCTAACGGTTTGTAATAGTAAGCCAATATGA
- the LOC117629939 gene encoding uncharacterized protein LOC117629939, with product MESMSCSDLRDLSHGGSFSFSCSESDLNFSSLSHFTDDDDEDDDDADGMSDDGSYIEIALDHHDHPKPSCDRDDDDRVGGLDHVDYLRLSFSSSLLPELSTHTHQNISDPPNDQPVNETTSSSASCTLSSSSTESSCGARKEGSDQDSSMLQRSIATKRGRLPAVNTFLLGLRSSSEFSIHADNADVARSRKTTNMRSSINGGIMKLLFKFRAMNLGALVASIVKPRQVACDPGRSKKKTKSKKSVLKPLDKWLAQKKQGKRKDSEEGEGEEKYSRVLEINLGAVRGVLEAIGNSMSTGIGRKDRRTRSCPSSIKSSPIHKGFASDERNKVYVYARETSIQAAIAHCKTSFEQPPTSA from the exons ATGGAAAGTATGAGTTGTTCTGATCTGCGAGATCTGAGCCATGGAGGAAGCTTCTCCTTCAGCTGCTCCGAGTCCGATTTGAacttctcctctctttctcattTCACCGATGATGACGACGAAGATGACGATGATGCTGATGGCATGAGTGATGATGGATCATACATCGAAATAGCCCTTGATCACCATGATCATCCTAAACCAAGTTGTGATCGAGATGACGATGATCGTGTTGGAGGCTTAGACCATGTAGATTACTTGCGTTTATCTTTTTCATCTAGCCTTCTCCCGGAGCTCTCCACCCACACCCACCAAAACATCTCTGATCCTCCTAACGACCAACCAGTAAACGAGACGACATCATCTTCAGCGTCGTGCACTTTGAGCTCTTCGTCCACGGAAAGCAGTTGTGGGGCTCGGAAAGAGGGATCTGATCAAGACTCTTCCATGCTGCAAAGAAGCATCGCCACTAAAAGAGGGAGATTGCCCGCAGTCAACACGTTTCTCCTTGGTCTCCGGTCATCGTCGGAATTTTCTATCCACGCGGACAATGCTGACGTGGCACGTAGCAG gaaaacAACGAACATGAGAAGCTCCATAAACGGTGGCATAATGAAGCTGCTGTTCAAGTTTCGAGCCATGAATTTGGGAGCCCTGGTAGCATCAATTGTGAAGCCCCGCCAAGTTGCCTGCGATCCCGGTCGaagcaagaagaagacaaaatcAAAAAAGAGTGTTCTGAAGCCTCTGGACAAATGGTTGGCGCAGAAGAAACAGGGGAAGCGCAAGGATtcagaagaaggagaaggtgAGGAGAAATATTCGAGGGTTTTGGAAATAAACTTGGGCGCAGTTAGAGGGGTTTTGGAAGCCATAGGAAATAGTATGAGCACAGGCATTGGTCGAAAAGATAGAAGAACGAGAAGCTGCCCGAGTTCGATCAAGTCGTCGCCGATTCACAAAGGGTTTGCGAGTGATGAGAGAAATAAAGTGTATGTGTATGCAAGAGAGACCTCAATTCAGGCTGCAATTGCCCACTGTAAAACTTCATTTGAGCAACCACCCACATCGGCctga
- the LOC117629940 gene encoding calcium-binding allergen Bet v 3: protein MTPSSSSSPASSAARPTGAALSKRPSSNSSFRLRCASLNSLRLRRIFDVFDKNQDGLISVPEIGQALALLGLDVEISDLHSTIKSFIQPSNDGLNFDDFLSLHQSLSDTYFAYDDEEESVIASAAECEGKRKMSQEELDLSEAFKVFDEDGDGFISAKELQVVLAKLGFQEGNEIDRVQQMITSVDRNHDGLVDLFEFKDMMRTTVLVPSS from the exons atGACTccatcctcttcttcatccc CCGCGTCTTCTGCTGCACGGCCGACTGGTGCCGCCCTTAGCAAGAGGCCGTCATCGAATTCGTCGTTTCGGCTTCGGTGCGCCAGCCTAAACTCCCTCCGCCTCCGCCGCATCTTCGACGTGTTCGACAAAAACCAAGACGGGCTCATCAGCGTCCCCGAGATCGGCCAAGCCCTCGCTCTCCTCGGCCTTGATGTCGAAATCTCCGACCTCCATTCCACGATCAAATCCTTCATCCAACCCTCCAACGACGGCCTCAACTTCGACGACTTCCTCTCCCTCCACCAGTCCCTCTCCGACACCTACTTCGCCTACGACGACGAAGAAGAGTCTGTCATTGCTTCTGCGGCAGAATGCGAAGGAAAGAGGAAGATGTCCCAGGAGGAGTTGGATCTTTCAGAGGCGTTCAAGGTGTTTGACGAGGACGGAGATGGGTTCATCTCCGCCAAGGAGTTGCAGGTGGTGCTTGCCAAGCTAGGGTTCCAGGAAGGCAATGAGATTGATAGAGTTCAGCAGATGATAACCTCCGTTGACCGTAACCACGATGGCCTCGTTGACTTGTTCGAGTTCAAGGACATGATGCGCACCACTGTTCTTGTTCCCTCCTCGTAA